TGATGTCGTATCCTTGCCACGAGGTGATTTGGGAAGACAGACCGTACGCAAGCCACAATTCCGCCGCATCATGATTGCGAGGTATGCCCTATTGTTTGATCCATGTCATGAAATTGATCTTGTGCTGTCTCTGTACCCATGCCTCTGTGCGTCCGTCGCGACCACGACAGAGCTCTTCCAGGTGCTTTTCAACCCACTTATCCTTGACAACTAACTGATTAAGGGCATTGTGATGAGCTTCTTGCACCATTTCTTCTTCTACATCGGTGCGTACTTTCCTCCCAGTGCACCCCATCCCTGAGGTTCTGCCTTCGTGCGGATGGATGGGCAACCCAATTGCATTTCCATCCCGGATGTATTTGGTGCAGCAGTTAATGGCCTCCTCTGTTGTGTATGCCTCGATTATAGAGCCCTCTGGGTAAGCACGGTTATAGACATATCTATTCAATGTCGACATGAACCTCTCGTACATCCACATCTGGTGCAGGTATAGAGGCCCAAGGTCCTATATCTGATCAACCATGTGCATCATCAGGTGCAGCATAATATCGAAGAAAGACAGCGGGAAGCACATCTCCAGCTGGCAAATTGTCTCTACGATGAATTGTTTCATGCCTGGCAGCTCAGCTTCATCAATGACATTTTGTGTGATCCAGTTGAAGAAGTAACCGAGGCGTGTGATGACCATCTTCACGTACTCTAGACCTATTGCCCTGATGACAATTGGGAGGAACACCGTGAGCATGATGTGGCAGTCATGTTCGTTGAAGCTGGTTAATGTGAGGTCCTTCATAGAGACCAGACTCTTGATGTTGGAAGAGAAACCGGTCGGCACCTTCACAGCCCTAAGCCACAGGCACACGGCTCTCTTCACATCAGTTGTGAGGTTATAGCACGCGCCCAGGAGGTCCACTTTCCTGCTCTGCGCCGCCAAAGTCGGATGAAGTTCAGGCCTAATGTTCAGGTTCACAAGATCGTAGTGTGACTTTAGACCATCCTTCATCTTAGTCTTGATGTCCAGAAGGATTCTGGCTGTGCTTTCAAAGACATTCTTCGAAAGGTGCGTGCAGTCGACAGCATGGGGCGTATCTAGCTCCTTCCAGTACGACAAGTACTTGAAGAAACACGACTGCTTCTTGAAAGGTACTGGGGTGACAGGTGGTTGTATCTCCTCCATCTGATcccgcttcctcttcttctttgctGTGGTCCCATCTTCCttagattttttctttttcccgaaCTCTATGTTTATGCCATTCACCATTTCAAACACATTTTTCCCATAACTCGTCTTCTCTGCTCATTAATTTGAGGCTCGGGATCTTTGTCAAAGAACTGATTCATCGAAGGATCCCGGTACCTATGCTTTTTGCTGAGGAATCGCCTATGCCTAATGTACACCAATTTCTTTGATCCAGTAAAATAAGTGTAGCAGGTACCATCAATGCACACTACATAACTTGACTTCCCTTTGACCTGCCCCGATAGTGCAAAAAGGCCAGGGTAATCGGTGATGGTGACAAAGATGATGGATTTTAGAGTGAACTCCTTCTTTACGGACGCATCCATCATTTTCACCCCATCTTCCCATAGCATCTTCATGTCCTCCATGAGTGGCTCCAGGAACGCATCTATATCATTGCCTGGTTGCTTTGGACCAGAAATAAGTATGGTTAGTAAAATATACCTACGCTTCTGGCATAGATAGGGAGGTAGGTTGTAGATAGTCAGGATGACCGGCCAAGTGCTGTGGGAACTGCTGAGGTCACCGAAGGGATTCATCCCATCCGTACTTAGTGCGATCCTGACATTCCTCGCTTCGTCACCAAACTCCTTCGCGAACTTGGCATTGAAACTCTTCCACTGCTTGCCATCGGTGGGGTGTCGTAGCTTGCTATCGCCCTTGATACGTTCTGCCGATGCATGCCACGACATCAGCTTGGCATCCTCTAGGTTACCGAATAGCGCACGCAAGCGATCGATCGCAGGGAGGTACCACACTGACAGGGCAGGACTTTTCCTCTGTACAtagccctcttcttcctcatcctcaaGAACCGGGATCTGATtggccgtcttcttcttcttctgccaaCTCTTGGGTCCCTCATCATCCACGTCTGCGCGACAACCGGCATTCCTCTTGTACCGACTCGCGCCGTAGTGCGGACAGCTATGCAAGTTCTCATACTTGCCCCGATACAGGATACAGTGGTTAGTGCATGCATGGAACTTTTTAAACTTCATCGACACTGGCCGGATCATCTTCTTCGCTCGATAGGCATTGGCGGGCACCTTGTTACCCTCTGGGTATGTGTCAGCAAGCATACGCAACATGTCATTAAAGCTAGTGTCGAACCACCCATGGCGAGACTTCAACATCAGCAATTGGAGGTTAAAACGTAATGCCGTCCATTGCTTCGGACAGTACTTATACAACGGATCAATTGCCGCCTGCTTCATCTCCTTGAAATTCTCAAGCCACTTCGGATTCCCAAACAAGACATCATCTTGGTCCATACGTTTAGCAAGGTTCTCAAAAATCTGTGCATCTTCGGGCCCCAACGATTATCTTGTACATCCACTCAGCCTTGTCCATGAATGAGACCTTGCACACAACAAGAAAATAGTGTCAAATACGCAGATCTAGATCCGGTTCCGGTTTTCTCTCGCCTCCatttagatctagatctagaccAAAATCATGTAAAAGAGAGGAGATGAGAGTTGGAGGAGTCAGAAATCAACCTTTAGTGGTGTCCTCCCTCACCAAATCCAAAGGCAAAATCTCCCCCCTCTAAGATGgttaattttggttgttttGAGGTCAAAACACCCAAAAATGGAGGAGGAGCcatggggaggaagaagaggggtgGGCTGCTATATATAATGAACTTAACCGAGACGGGCAACATAAAGGaaacgcctcggttaatcaccattaactgaggcggttgaTTTAGGAcagaccgcctcggttaatagtttAACCGAGGCAGTCTAGGCGGTCTGGGCGGTCTGTCCTAAAtcaaccgcctcagttaatggtTATTAACTGAGGTgttttaaccgaggcggttgtacGGCCGGCAGCCCGGCACGGGTTAACCTAGGCGAGCCGCTAGACCGCCCGCCTCCGAGGCTTTTTTCAAGCGCCTCGGTAAatagaattttgtagtagtgttggtCTCTTCATTGCACCCTAGTAGTTCAGGCTTTCTAATCTCAATTCTTTGCTGCGGCGTCATGTTCAAGTCCTTGGCATAACGGGAGAGAGATAGTGAATTGGTATTGACAACatgtttattctgtgaggcacCTTCCACCTTTATTATAGTTGATTGTCTAACTATTAACCACTGTGATTCAAGACTCTTTGCAATaaaatggaaattgtttcctttcattttaatttttatgcaaAGTTCACTATGCGCTACCACAGAAGTCCTATAATGAAAACATGATATACGAAACCACAAACCACTACTACGGAAAGGGTATTTGGTCCTCCACATTAGTCCCAGCCACCAATGGACCcgggtgtgacaccctaggtgtctgcacagtagaattgcatttattttatgcattatgtgcttattttgcttgaaaaaggatcttattgtaaaaatctaagggtagttgtgtaaatatgatttaatgcaaggtcctttctattacttaatttgaatagggagagcaaatattgcttttgtggagggtttatttgtaaaattcagtgtaatcattgcttggcagaaaattttgctttttagtttgaaattaaactgaatttgcattggaaaagacaaaagtccattaaattcaaaatccttcctatgttttcaaaataactctttaacctttggtcaaatcaatttttgcacaacatcaaagttgtatatcttgaaaaattgaacaactttcatgttgggcactttttcatttgagccctactttaggagatatttttgttttacagtagagCCCCTAAGCTTTGCAGAAATTACAAACCAGTCcagccttcatcttccacctccctACTCCTCTGCTTgctctgccgccggcgctgaGCGGCGCCGCACGCCGCCATGGAGGGccacaggccacctcctgctctccGTGGCACCCACACGTCGCGcccgagctcctcgccgcccttttcccctcgcgctggagcttccccgtcttcgccacgccaccccggccatccgcgcggccgccacctcgccgtcgccgtagaGAGCTCGGGACAGAGCCCCAGTTCCCTTCCTAGCGCATGTCTCAGCACCAGGGAAACCCTCTCATACTGTTCCACTCACTCTCTCGCCAATTCCCTGCCTGGaaaccccagaacgccgccgccatggtcgccgcctCCCTCTGAGCTCAATGTCAAGCCCCATCCTCCGCCTTTTCCCGCCCTAAATCGACCCCACCAATAGCTCCCTCTTGTCGCGGTGAAGCTCCCCGACCACTCCACGCTGCTTCTACCTCACCGgaacgccgcctccgccgctggccgtcgccgccggagcaACTGCTCCGCGGGGAACCCCCAATCCGGCCACCCCGAGCCTGTTCTGAAAATTTTTGAACTTCATAAGTGCtgtagtttgttctgtagaatttgatcttgctctaggtgtagtctgaataactattttattctgattaattggtggcatgaaatggaatgaattttgtagggtagattgctctctgtatttactgtttgaagtaattttactGAAGTTACATACTGTATTTATACTGAGTTACTCAATTctttgcaaaccatgatttGTATGGTATATAAACTAACTAACACTTACTTTGTAAGTTTAATCAAACTGTTTTGTGAAGTTGatcttgttgttttgtgtagtaatcgtTGTTAAATAACTACCCTATAAACGCTTGCCCATATGAATGTTTGTTTGCtaaatgttggactacaactttatcgtgaagtgtgtttgtgtaatactgttcttgcatcacatatagatacgactgctctagcggacgggacgtacgagttaatcctggagtccgaagaaggtgatccagaagcccaggtgaacacCACTATACTGaccgaagccccggaccaaagtccggaagagcccaaggctaatctaGTTAGTGACTATCGCGAAGgaaagccccggacataacccagtatttcaaattattacaatttatcgctattacttacttgtgcatttacaattcttaggatttgaattgaaaccctagatgcatgatcctaggaacctatgtactgaacactagacccgagttcgaataattgctaagcttataggaccggtaaaagtcgagtgattgcttgtcactcgcgagctctataggaattgctggtttactttctgctatcaatataaggacgacggacgagGTCAtgtttgatatcatgaccttgtgtgaaaccccgtctgtgttgataaacttgctaaggttgcggtgtgtggttgcggtggttaagtttttgaacgtactagccacacgccgtaaatatggtacgcggtaagcctagaagcccatcggaccggtgagtggatatacctttcactctctcttagagataggtttttatttatgtttatgttgcgcaacaccacggctacagagaggaagatggtgccctgtagtcggggagagtgaccctatccacaggtcggaatgaaaggtaacggttgtttgggaacgacccgacggtgttccaaacgtgtgtgttaggtctgcctggccaggttaacaaatttgattcgaatcgtccgcttctcacggtttgggactacttgatccctttgccacacagagtaataagagtaacattattatgatcaatcttgatgtttgcttaaagttctaccatagttgaataggagtagttgcttacatagaatggttaatcaactagaatcttggaagctaaaacttgaaagtaaggacctactctttattgcttttcagcaaaagaaataccagagcctacaaaaccctgcatagactagctaggtggactaagtatatccgttgacggttaagtcttgctgagtattagaatattcagccttgctattgaaacctttttcaggtatgagttttgaaaCCTGCTCTTTGCCtactggctggtccgtagaatgggatccgtcttcgggcggcaatgaccccgatgagtgataccttgcttgggctagcttggtatacttttgcgacgtgttgtagccatcgtgttttctttccgctgcttaaactctgaacgttaaacttatggcttgtataattgttttactaagtttggacctaTAATATTATTTTGAACTtgtgtaataactactatgcctgtgttgtaaaatatgtatggttttaatatctctggactcgccttcgtgcagggtatgcttgttcgatccgagaaccggtggttgtatcgggacgttacccgacagaccaagaattgttccgtttgaagtgcgtttgtgtcggtgttgccCTTATGGTGATGgctagcgcacttgagccgggataattcaagtggttctgccacagctggtatcagagctacacGTGTACACCATAGGTGTTAGAACCTTAAAAATcaatttccgtataaaatttgaccaacaaggtatttctaaaaactacgttggtttcgttaagggttatgcataaaacgtaaagtcctagggaatttacgggagttactaggtggctatctatgtatggtttattataTCTGACTTCTAGCACTTTACATtattgtcaaaccatactcacaagcaacccttaatttctgtaacgacgcatctacgctaaggtaagaaggtaaggatcctcagtcagctgagggagtctgaccttcccgtcggtgatgcgagccgaacgctgccctcaagcagtggcttacttgaggtactcccaatataccaactattagttgactatattggaagtaaagtgtactcagtcagttgagggagtctgaccttcccgtcggcaaTGCGAACCGAACACtacgctcaagcagtggcctacttgagctgctgccaatataccgaccctcggtcgattatattgggagtaaaggaaattGTGAATACACTATCTCAATGGCGTATGTtgacgttggccatacggcggaaattgtatggctgcggcttctatagtgagcggtaatgtatgggaacactttcatgagtgctggcatgaaaggttcaatgcatatacatatatatgttctgtcaatcttctacAGGTACACTAACTGCGAtttgataagttaagaacggttagaatttatcgactagatataatagggagagacgtattgatgttatgccaccgtactaaccgcgtaagcccaacaatagttggcaattgtttaccTTGTGAGGAACGAATAGGCTGTGCATGCTTGGTTTGatgatgtttgatttgattcctagaatttgaaattGTTACATGAGTCCTTTTAAGGGATTTCTAGTgtggatcttcatggatatgTATTAGTATGCTTAACCCATAAGTTGAGTTAAAGCTTGATATTAGGGGCATGTTTGttgaaacatttagatttccttGGATGAAAAGATGGATTTGAGTCGTGCCTTCATCCTTAGCCCATCACGATGTTAtaatgatcttttcgttccatataatctcaaatgatgaaccagtaccacttGGGGGTTTGTTACTTTCTGAAATTGGTGAAACCATATAATTctttgaatcagaatcacatttttccgcagtcttcttaaaaagctttatttgagaagtcttgagataagcatataactcacatttgaatcctttttgattcagatggtggACTGTCACAATGTCTTTTGGGGTGAGGATGGAtgtgctcatactgattgcctgtactgggagggcttttcgaggattttgtgggatacgctCCGTGttttccactacccagacccaccccggtacaagggacCATAGTTTTCTaaggatggagttcagaagagcagagtcaccatgaccattcctcagcaccccaccttggcttggccacctattgagattgaggtggttggatattgtcttgtggacgcttttgagacagcagctctcaaagctatcaCTACCTTCTGTGAGCATCATCCCAATGAAGTAgccgcttatcctattggcttgtttccggcagttagtgctggcaacgcagagtggctcttcaggaccacccactttggaCACTTAGTTGGAGACGTAGCTGAGGAGACTATCCAGGCGGTGATcaggtatatgaatgcccagtcccactatcagattcttcagcagaggcacatggatcaggtgatggacttgCCCTAGACTTTCCAGCGAGGTCTTAGTTTGAGAGACACTCAAattcaggggcttaatgaggctGTTGCTCGGAGAGATCATGCCATTCCATAGTTTGAGCTTCAGgttctggagcatggtgctgagatagtgtAGCGCAACATggtgattggttttcttcaggagTAGGTTCATGAGCTCCAAGTGGATCTGGATGATGCTATggcccatattggtatgctccatgagcagccaatacccccagttgttccagccgagcctgcagcagaagaagaagacccagaggtGATGGAGGGAGTCTTAGAgatagattcagagcacgcgctTGCCGAGCCTAaacctcagccggacgactcttcctccggcagtgcttcctctgtgggcaacctcgacgacttctaggcaccttaggcttgtcctagatagcatgtgaTTTTCCTAttgtagtatatgtaaatagggaaggaaatgttgtaaaatagccctagaaAGGAGTcccacttgttgtagcatatgtggtaAGGAAGCGTGATGCTAGGCttgtaatataaagactactttggatgtaatatagtcgtggctaccagtttggaaatcttgATCTTTCTGCTTGCCAAATTCTTATCTCTTCATCGGTGCATTTCTAGGCTGTTTGATGCATATCGAAATGAAAGAGTATGAAGTcatctaacagctgaccaattCTGAGTTATGTTGGTTGAACAAATATGTGTTATAcatattgtgttacaccgcATTTTGTTAATTCTGCTGAGTTGATTTGATTTTTGctgtccaatgtatgatcattgcacataccattaattttgggagcaagaatGATGTATCTAATAGATGTCTTCCATAaatacagatggttggtcatactagTGGATCGCCTGAAGACTTCGGCcatgaaactggcagtggatctcagcagccaccgccaccaccaccgaatctggccgagctaatggccatgcaaaccgaaTTGCTTCGTTAGCTGGTCcaagggcagcagaatccgccatgCCAGCAACATGGAGGACGTgatgcacaaccagcgggttactaGGAATTCTTTGGCACCCAACCTCCGCTGTTCAGCCGAATTGATGAACCtttggacgccgatgcttggctccgtactattgagtccaagtttgccttgctagcagtaccttgtgctgatgcgaacaaggcaCAGTTTGCCGGCCAACAGCTTTGTGGCACCGCTCGtatttggtgggatcactattgtgctatgcagcctgttggacatgttatctcttgggaggaattccggaatgcttttcggacacatcatattcctgagggattgattgagagaaagttgaatgaattcttggctttgaatcaatgaacccgcactgttcttcagtatgcacaggccttcaatcatctgtgccagtacgcgggccatcatgcggatactgacgccaagaagcgCGATCGTTTTCATCGtggcctcaacaccaagctcaaggaacgcctgaaccttgttcagccaaatacttataatgagctggtcaatatggccattactcaagaagattgtatcgcAGCACACCGcgccgagaagaagcgaaaggcaccaacaggacccCCGAGTGCTTAGCCACCAAAGTTtcgtctggtgcagaatactacaccaagagctccacagagaaatgccccaatgggcaggtttgtttttaggccaccttagcaacagggaggattcagacctccagtctttcagcagcagcagcagtttggcccaaggtCAAATACCCCATAATTCAATCGTGGGAATGGCAACAATGGATGCTTTAATTGCGGCAGTACTgaccattttgccaagaattacCTGCAACCCAAGAAGTCTTATCCAGGGCATAACTCGAATCAGAACAGCAAGGGCAGgggcaagaagcaaatggtgcaagtccgataggggcgagttaatttcactactcttgcagagcttcccgatGGAGCACTAGTCATATCGGATACTTTCTCTATTCACAATAaaccgcagtcatattatttgattctggtgcaactcatagttttataagtgccaaatttggag
The genomic region above belongs to Panicum virgatum strain AP13 chromosome 8N, P.virgatum_v5, whole genome shotgun sequence and contains:
- the LOC120684852 gene encoding uncharacterized protein LOC120684852, producing the protein MDQDDVLFGNPKWLENFKEMKQAAIDPLYKYCPKQWTALRFNLQLLMLKSRHGWFDTSFNDMLRMLADTYPEGNKVPANAYRAKKMIRPVSMKFKKFHACTNHCILYRGKYENLHSCPHYGASRYKRNAGCRADVDDEGPKSWQKKKKTANQIPVLEDEEEEGYVQRKSPALSVWYLPAIDRLRALFGNLEDAKLMSWHASAERIKGDSKLRHPTDGKQWKSFNAKFAKEFGDEARNVRIALSTDGMNPFGDLSSSHSTWPVILTIYNLPPYLCQKRRYILLTILISGPKQPGNDIDAFLEPLMEDMKMLWEDGVKMMDASVKKEFTLKSIIFVTITDYPGLFALSGQVKGKSSYVVCIDEKTSYGKNVFEMVNGINIEFGKKKKSKEDGTTAKKKRKRDQMEEIQPPVTPVPFKKQSCFFKYLSYWKELDTPHAVDCTHLSKNVFESTARILLDIKTKMKDGLKSHYDLVNLNIRPELHPTLAAQSRKVDLLGACYNLTTDVKRAVCLWLRAVKVPTGFSSNIKSLVSMKDLTLTSFNEHDCHIMLTVFLPIVIRAIGLEYVKMVITRLGYFFNWITQNVIDEAELPGMKQFIVETICQLEMCFPLSFFDIMLHLMMHMVDQI